Within the Sphingobium baderi genome, the region TTCCGATCTGGATCGCGGCGTTGCAGGACAAGATGACCGCTCTTGCGCTGGAAGTCGGCGACGGCCTCATGGTCCATGCCCTCTGGTCCGCAGCCTATACGAAGAGCCGCCTGCCCTTCATAAACGAGACGCTGGCCAAATTCGGTCGCAAGCGCGAGGATGTCGAAATCAACGCCTGGCCATGGATTGCGGTCAATGATGACAAGCAGAAGGCAATCGATGACAGCCGCGCCACCGTCGCAGCTTATTCCGGCTACAAGGAATATGAGCCCTTTTTCGAAGCGATCGGCTTTGGCGATCAGGCCCGCGCCTGCCAGCTAAGCTTGGGCGAACATGGCGACATCGCCAAGGTCATCGGCAATGTGTCAGACGAAATGGTCGAAGCCTTCGTAACCTGCGGCTCGGTTGACGAAGTGCTCGAAAAGATCGAGCCGTTCTGGGATGTCGTGGATTCGCTCTGTCCGATGACGCCTTATCGGGATCTGACCATGGAACAGCTCACCGAATATAATGCCGGTCTTTACAAGCTGGTTGCGACCGCCCGCGCTCGCGCCGGAACAGCTACAGGTTGAGCTGCACCGGCCCTGCGAGAAGGCCGCCGCACAAGCACTGAACCCTGCCTTCGTCGAAACGCAAAATCACTCATGCGCGCAACCAGTGTTGCCAGAGGGATATGCGCTTCGATGCAGGGTAATTGCAGTCCCAAAATAGAGATCGGTGCGGCAGTTATGGGCGATTGAGGCTCAATCTCTCTCGCTCGGTAAAAGCGCGCGCGTCACCCTCCACTGCTGCAAGGTGAGCCTGCGCGAACCTTCATCTGCCCGCACGCTACTGATCGCGCGGGCGTTCCCGGTCATGCCCCAACCAGTTCCTCCGCCATTGCCTTGCCCGCAATATAGCCTGTCACCATGGCGGGCCCCACATTACAACCATGGGCCGGCGATTTGCCGCGCCAGATGGAGTTGGCGTCGAGGCCTGCGGCGAACAGGCCCTTCACCGGCGCGCCGTCCGCGCCGATCACACGGCACTGCTCGTCGATCTTGAGACCCACCGTCGTGGACCCATCGCCCGGATAAATCTTGATGGCATAAAAAGGCGCCTTTTCCAACCGGCCCAGGCACGGATTGGGCTTGTTCGTCGGATCGCCAATCTCGATGTCGATTTGCGTATCGCCCTTGCCAAATTCCGGATCCTTACCGGTTTCAGCATAGCGATTCATTTTCGCCACCGTCGCCATCAGCCCATCGGCATCCACCCCGATCTTATCGGCCAGCTCCCGCAGGCTGGGCGCCTCTGTAACATAGCCTGCCGCAATCAGCTTCTTGAGGCCGCCGCCGCCAGGATAAACCATGCCCATGCCATATTTCTTAATGAAGGCGGCATCACCGATGATGTGTGCCGGCACGGTGCCGCTCTTGTGCATGGCTTCCACGAAATGAACGGACGCCTCGTTGCCAAAACGCTCGCCCTTCGCATTGACCGCGATGCAGCCGGGTTTCGACATGTCGATCAGATGTGCATAGCGCGCGACATAGCCGTCCGGGCGCGTCATCTTGGAAACCACGGCCCAGACCGCATTGACCAGATTATCACCGTCGAGCGAAGCTCCCGCCTCCAGCCCCATATTCATGCCATCGCCGGTATTTTCATACGGCAGGATGGAAACATGCTCCTCGGCAAAGGGAATATAGGCTTTACGCAGCTGCTCGCTGGCTGAAAAGCCCCCCGACGCCAACAATACTCCGACCTTTGCGTCGATATTTTCGCCATTCGCGCGCACGCCGGTCACGCGGCCGCCCTTCACTAGAAGTTTGTCGACCGCGGCATCCTTGCGAAGAGTCACTCCGGCATCAATCGCCGATCGCATCAGCCGCGCAGCCAGCGCATTGCCCATGGTGAGCCGCGTTCCGCGGGGATAACGGCGCGCCTTGTCCAGGCCGAACTTCGCCGCCAGCTTACCAAAATGGAACAGGGATTTGGGCGATGGCATCTCGGCCAGATAGGG harbors:
- a CDS encoding LLM class flavin-dependent oxidoreductase, whose amino-acid sequence is MPKLVNAVGGERRWWAVMPTLPAPVMAGIGQQMEEAGFEGCFSLQIYGPPFVPMAATAALTSNLKVGTGVAIAGTRSPVETAYAAMDVDRISSGRFILGLGSSIKSCVTGMYGEPERKLLSHLRESVKVIRYVVANAHKGLDPIKGEYFSADFEEMMLTAPPVREEIPIWIAALQDKMTALALEVGDGLMVHALWSAAYTKSRLPFINETLAKFGRKREDVEINAWPWIAVNDDKQKAIDDSRATVAAYSGYKEYEPFFEAIGFGDQARACQLSLGEHGDIAKVIGNVSDEMVEAFVTCGSVDEVLEKIEPFWDVVDSLCPMTPYRDLTMEQLTEYNAGLYKLVATARARAGTATG
- a CDS encoding FAD-dependent oxidoreductase; translated protein: MEREDLMAQYDVVVVGSGAAGLTAAIRAASAGLSVLVLEKAEHFGGTTSVSGGGIWIPGSPQAKAAGVEDNRTVVRQYILDVIGPTANPALIDTYLDTGPEMVEWLDKHSQVHFLLSPPSSDWYPEVAGSADHGRLLAPQEYDGKKLGNHFAELRPAREEFNAPGGFMIDLFDLPYLAEMPSPKSLFHFGKLAAKFGLDKARRYPRGTRLTMGNALAARLMRSAIDAGVTLRKDAAVDKLLVKGGRVTGVRANGENIDAKVGVLLASGGFSASEQLRKAYIPFAEEHVSILPYENTGDGMNMGLEAGASLDGDNLVNAVWAVVSKMTRPDGYVARYAHLIDMSKPGCIAVNAKGERFGNEASVHFVEAMHKSGTVPAHIIGDAAFIKKYGMGMVYPGGGGLKKLIAAGYVTEAPSLRELADKIGVDADGLMATVAKMNRYAETGKDPEFGKGDTQIDIEIGDPTNKPNPCLGRLEKAPFYAIKIYPGDGSTTVGLKIDEQCRVIGADGAPVKGLFAAGLDANSIWRGKSPAHGCNVGPAMVTGYIAGKAMAEELVGA